One Andreesenia angusta genomic window carries:
- a CDS encoding MogA/MoaB family molybdenum cofactor biosynthesis protein, with protein sequence MIRVGIITSSDKGSRGEREDLSGAVIREIVESRGYTVERQVILPDEIELLSEEMIRMSDEHKIELILTTGGTGFSPRDITPEATNRVIDRPTPGIPEAMRYHSLGITPRGMLSRGTAGIRQNRTLIVNLPGSQKAVREILEYIIDSVEHGVEIMLERTSECGRK encoded by the coding sequence ATGATAAGAGTGGGAATAATAACATCTAGTGATAAAGGTTCTAGAGGTGAAAGAGAAGACTTAAGCGGAGCTGTCATAAGAGAGATAGTAGAGTCTAGAGGGTATACAGTTGAAAGACAGGTTATACTTCCAGACGAAATAGAGCTGCTTTCAGAAGAGATGATCCGCATGTCAGACGAACACAAAATAGAGCTGATACTCACAACAGGCGGAACGGGGTTTAGTCCAAGAGACATAACACCAGAGGCCACCAATAGAGTTATAGACAGACCTACTCCTGGGATACCTGAGGCTATGAGATACCATAGCCTCGGTATAACTCCTAGAGGTATGCTGTCAAGAGGAACCGCCGGGATAAGGCAGAACAGGACGCTTATAGTCAACCTTCCTGGGAGTCAGAAAGCGGTGAGAGAAATACTCGAGTATATAATAGACTCCGTGGAGCATGGAGTTGAAATAATGCTAGAGAGGACATCTGAGTGTGGGAGAAAATAA
- a CDS encoding substrate-binding domain-containing protein, with protein sequence MKKKSLLALLMVLMLSITALVGCGNSEPAEDTSKESTETSSDEKQELGEIILSTTTSTQDSGLLDYLLPVFEEKTGATVKTVAVGTGAALEMGQNGEADVLLVHAKADEEKFVADGYGTERHDVMYNDFVLVGPKEDALKLKETSGSDIQSALKNISNSGSTFVSRGDDSGTHKKELKLWEETGISPQGEWYVSAGAGMADVLKIASEKQAYTITDRATYLSLKDTLDLDVLVEGDKNLFNQYGVIPVNPEREDNAEINEAGAKAFMDWILSEEAQKLIGEYGVEEFGEPLFVPNAK encoded by the coding sequence ATGAAAAAGAAAAGTTTATTGGCACTTCTGATGGTTCTAATGCTTTCTATTACAGCGTTAGTTGGATGCGGAAATAGCGAGCCAGCTGAAGACACGTCGAAAGAGTCAACAGAGACTTCTTCTGATGAAAAACAGGAGCTAGGAGAGATAATACTTTCAACAACTACAAGCACTCAGGACAGCGGTCTACTAGACTACCTGCTTCCTGTATTCGAAGAGAAGACAGGGGCAACTGTAAAGACTGTAGCTGTTGGAACAGGGGCAGCGCTTGAAATGGGTCAAAACGGCGAGGCAGACGTACTACTAGTACACGCCAAGGCTGACGAAGAGAAGTTTGTGGCAGATGGATACGGTACAGAGAGACACGACGTAATGTACAACGACTTTGTGCTAGTTGGGCCAAAAGAAGATGCACTTAAGCTTAAAGAGACTTCAGGTTCTGACATACAGTCGGCGCTTAAGAACATAAGCAATTCAGGCAGCACTTTTGTATCTAGAGGAGACGACTCTGGAACTCACAAAAAAGAGCTTAAGCTTTGGGAAGAAACAGGCATATCTCCACAGGGAGAGTGGTACGTTTCAGCTGGAGCGGGAATGGCAGATGTACTGAAGATAGCTAGCGAGAAGCAGGCATACACTATAACAGACAGAGCGACTTATCTTAGCTTAAAAGACACTCTTGACCTAGATGTGCTTGTTGAAGGAGATAAGAATCTGTTCAACCAGTACGGTGTAATACCTGTAAATCCAGAGAGAGAAGACAATGCAGAGATAAATGAAGCTGGAGCGAAGGCGTTCATGGACTGGATACTTTCAGAAGAAGCTCAGAAGCTCATAGGAGAATATGGCGTAGAGGAATTCGGCGAGCCGCTGTTTGTACCTAACGCTAAATAG
- a CDS encoding ABC transporter ATP-binding protein — MDVYIENLKKQFNKRILFELRDMEFKSGRINVLMGRNGIGKSTLFNIIAGLDEDYEGSIAYDGEALSKEKMQDITLVSQKPYILNRSVYENLAYPLRLRKYSKREIEEKVEFYIEKLQLKELRDQNGRSLSGGEMQRVSLGRALIFSPKLLLLDEYTASIDERSLGFMEEIVLEYKETGANIIMITHSKEQAERLGDSLVYMKEGL; from the coding sequence ATGGACGTATATATAGAGAATTTAAAAAAACAATTCAACAAGAGAATACTGTTTGAACTCAGGGACATGGAGTTTAAATCGGGAAGAATAAATGTGCTTATGGGGAGAAACGGGATAGGAAAGTCCACGCTTTTCAACATAATAGCAGGGCTAGACGAAGACTACGAAGGCAGCATAGCTTACGATGGCGAAGCCTTAAGCAAAGAGAAGATGCAGGACATAACGCTTGTAAGCCAAAAACCCTATATACTGAATCGATCTGTCTATGAAAATCTGGCATATCCCCTGAGACTTAGAAAATACAGCAAGCGCGAAATAGAGGAGAAAGTGGAATTCTATATAGAGAAATTGCAGCTTAAAGAGCTTAGAGATCAAAACGGACGATCTTTATCTGGAGGGGAGATGCAGAGAGTTTCTCTTGGAAGAGCACTCATATTCTCTCCAAAGCTCTTGCTGCTAGACGAATATACGGCCAGCATAGACGAGAGGTCGCTGGGTTTCATGGAAGAAATCGTACTGGAGTACAAAGAGACGGGCGCCAATATAATAATGATTACTCATAGCAAGGAGCAAGCTGAAAGGCTAGGAGACAGTCTAGTATACATGAAGGAGGGTTTATAG
- a CDS encoding ABC transporter permease, giving the protein MDYILMGIKEAIALLTSFDREVYSVVGRSLLVSGMATVLSSLYSIPIGLYLGIRELKGRRHISRLIYTGMSVPSVIVGLIVAIVLARRGPLGDLKLMYTVNAMIIAQTVLLTPLQVGLSYSLARNSGKRIKNTGTTLGGGNFDIVKLIISELRPQLMINVITAFSRAISEVGAVMIVGGNIKGYTRVITTSITMFNSMGEYPMAIALGIVLLVLSFGVNSVVYSYNTEE; this is encoded by the coding sequence ATGGACTATATACTTATGGGAATAAAAGAGGCTATAGCGCTTCTGACAAGCTTTGACAGAGAGGTCTATTCAGTAGTCGGGAGATCTCTCCTGGTGTCTGGAATGGCCACTGTGCTGTCCTCGCTCTACTCAATACCTATAGGCCTCTACTTAGGAATAAGAGAGCTGAAGGGAAGAAGACATATTTCTAGACTTATATACACTGGAATGAGCGTGCCATCTGTAATAGTGGGGCTTATCGTGGCCATAGTGCTTGCCAGAAGGGGGCCGCTAGGAGATTTGAAGCTGATGTATACAGTAAATGCAATGATAATAGCCCAGACGGTGCTGCTGACGCCGCTTCAAGTCGGGCTTTCATACAGCTTGGCGAGAAACAGTGGAAAGAGAATAAAGAACACGGGTACAACTCTAGGAGGGGGGAACTTCGACATAGTCAAATTGATTATTTCGGAGCTGAGGCCCCAGCTTATGATAAACGTGATAACTGCTTTTTCTAGGGCTATCTCGGAAGTAGGGGCAGTTATGATAGTGGGAGGCAACATAAAGGGTTATACAAGAGTTATAACCACGTCCATAACTATGTTCAACTCAATGGGCGAGTACCCAATGGCCATAGCGCTTGGGATAGTGCTTCTAGTCCTGTCTTTCGGAGTGAACTCAGTGGTCTACAGCTACAACACGGAGGAATAG
- the glp gene encoding gephyrin-like molybdotransferase Glp has translation MDFFKAVSVEDGQSAIASRLKGYALESEEVGISECRGRILSEDVVSRENIPGFNRSTVDGYAVDSRDSHGASSTIPSMLMLVEEVEMGSAPSKAISRGQTSYVPTGGMIPEGADSVVMIENAEKLDEENIMVYKAVSKGQNVILKGDDIREGEVVLPKGKRLTSHDIGVLATQGISKVKVHRKLRISIISTGDEIVDIDEPFETGKIRDINGYVLASRVEELGGEVERKVIVKDEFELLKREVAESLANSDIAIISGGSSVGAKDYTHDVINSFGGEGVFIHGVAVKPGKPTIVGMAGDKMVFGLPGHPSSSILLFNIFVKEAMNQINGTIEKEKSAYCVMDSNFPSSSGKRTYQMVSVYEENGELRAAPVFGKSGMITLLSKSDGYIEIEPHEEGVYSGDRRKVKYF, from the coding sequence ATGGATTTCTTTAAAGCGGTAAGTGTGGAAGATGGACAATCGGCGATAGCTTCAAGGCTCAAAGGATACGCACTTGAGTCGGAAGAAGTCGGGATATCCGAGTGCAGAGGGAGGATACTATCAGAAGATGTAGTTTCACGTGAAAACATACCTGGATTCAACAGGTCCACAGTAGACGGATATGCAGTGGACAGCAGAGACAGCCACGGAGCGAGCAGCACTATACCCAGCATGCTTATGCTGGTGGAAGAGGTGGAGATGGGCTCAGCTCCAAGTAAAGCCATATCTAGAGGACAGACGTCTTATGTACCGACAGGAGGCATGATTCCGGAAGGTGCAGACTCTGTAGTGATGATAGAGAACGCCGAGAAGCTAGACGAAGAAAACATAATGGTATACAAGGCTGTTTCAAAGGGACAGAACGTGATACTAAAAGGCGATGACATCAGAGAAGGGGAAGTAGTGCTGCCCAAGGGGAAGCGACTGACATCCCATGACATAGGGGTGCTCGCGACCCAGGGGATTTCGAAAGTGAAGGTGCACAGAAAGCTCAGAATCTCCATAATATCCACGGGAGATGAAATAGTAGACATAGACGAGCCGTTCGAGACCGGAAAGATAAGGGATATAAATGGATATGTGCTCGCCTCTAGAGTCGAAGAGCTAGGCGGCGAAGTGGAGAGAAAGGTCATTGTGAAAGACGAGTTTGAGCTTCTAAAGAGGGAAGTGGCGGAGTCGCTGGCGAACTCAGACATAGCCATAATCTCCGGGGGTTCTTCGGTAGGTGCTAAGGACTATACGCACGACGTCATAAACTCATTTGGAGGAGAAGGCGTATTTATACACGGCGTGGCAGTGAAGCCAGGCAAGCCCACTATAGTGGGGATGGCTGGAGACAAGATGGTATTCGGACTTCCAGGGCATCCATCGTCCTCTATACTCCTGTTCAACATATTTGTAAAAGAGGCCATGAATCAGATAAACGGAACTATAGAGAAAGAGAAGTCAGCGTACTGCGTGATGGACTCCAACTTTCCTTCTTCTTCAGGCAAGAGAACTTACCAGATGGTGTCTGTGTACGAGGAAAATGGGGAGCTACGTGCTGCGCCTGTATTCGGGAAGTCTGGCATGATAACACTCCTCTCGAAGTCTGACGGGTATATAGAGATAGAGCCTCATGAAGAAGGGGTTTACAGTGGAGACAGAAGAAAAGTAAAATACTTTTAG
- the moaC gene encoding cyclic pyranopterin monophosphate synthase MoaC, whose amino-acid sequence MEFTHFNSEGRARMVEVTDKDETKRVAIAEGFISMNQETLEKLNEGKIKKGDVLSVAQVAGIMGVKKTSDLIPMCHNIFLTGADIKFQVKENGVYIVSEVKTVGKTGVEIEALTGVSVAALTIYDMCKSVDKGMTIEYVRLLKKTGGKSGDFTRE is encoded by the coding sequence ATGGAATTTACACATTTCAACAGCGAGGGAAGAGCCCGCATGGTAGAGGTTACAGATAAAGACGAGACAAAGAGGGTGGCCATAGCGGAGGGCTTTATAAGCATGAACCAGGAGACTCTGGAAAAGCTGAACGAAGGCAAGATAAAGAAAGGCGATGTGCTCTCGGTAGCGCAGGTAGCTGGAATAATGGGAGTGAAAAAAACAAGTGACCTTATTCCCATGTGCCACAATATATTTCTTACAGGTGCTGATATAAAATTCCAAGTCAAGGAAAACGGAGTCTATATAGTGTCTGAAGTCAAGACTGTGGGAAAGACAGGAGTTGAAATCGAGGCTCTTACAGGAGTGTCTGTAGCGGCACTCACCATATACGACATGTGCAAGAGCGTAGACAAGGGAATGACTATAGAGTACGTGAGGCTTTTGAAAAAGACAGGCGGCAAATCAGGAGATTTCACAAGAGAGTAG
- the fdhD gene encoding formate dehydrogenase accessory sulfurtransferase FdhD, whose amino-acid sequence MGENKFGTAVILAGGKSSRMGFNKEFLEIDGESLVKKNIEKLKTIFNEIIVVTNNPEYYESLNIITVQDIYFQKGPLSGIHASLKRSSSEYIYLLACDMPEIDIPFIKWMMDIVKREAPEISVVRRDGRIEPFNGFYSVALADRVEELLKHDKLAIRALMSEAKVEFIDLHEVQSGRDIFLNLNTQEDLHGYLEQRRDTVMKVVSKRDVLKIRYDDSAVEEDSIITEYPFTVFLNGKEFLTLLCTKQSLDYLLVGFLISEGLIDGKQDIEKLEIDEEKGTGYVETVKKSNLMEKLYGKRTLTSGCGKGTVFYSVVDSFKSKKVDQDFKLDVDSMKDLMRKFNRYSETFLETGGVHSCALSDGEDIAVFADDIGRHNALDKIIGEAVMKDIEFDDKVVVTTGRISSEIMIKIAKRGIPAIVSKSAPTQLAIEIAEDLGITVVGFARGQKMNIYTNIDRYIQL is encoded by the coding sequence GTGGGAGAAAATAAATTTGGAACAGCTGTCATCTTAGCAGGAGGAAAAAGCAGTAGGATGGGATTCAACAAGGAGTTTCTAGAGATAGACGGAGAAAGCCTTGTAAAGAAGAACATAGAAAAACTCAAGACGATTTTCAATGAGATCATAGTAGTCACAAACAATCCAGAATATTATGAAAGTTTAAATATAATAACAGTACAGGACATATACTTTCAAAAAGGACCACTCAGCGGCATTCATGCATCGCTTAAGAGGTCGAGTTCAGAGTATATATACCTGCTGGCATGTGATATGCCGGAGATAGACATCCCATTTATAAAGTGGATGATGGATATAGTGAAGAGAGAAGCTCCAGAGATATCGGTAGTCAGAAGAGACGGACGCATAGAGCCGTTCAATGGATTCTACTCTGTAGCGCTTGCAGACAGGGTTGAAGAACTGCTCAAGCATGACAAGCTGGCTATAAGAGCTCTTATGAGCGAGGCCAAAGTTGAGTTTATAGACTTACATGAGGTTCAATCAGGTAGAGATATATTTTTAAATCTAAATACCCAAGAGGACTTGCACGGCTATTTAGAGCAAAGGAGAGATACCGTCATGAAGGTAGTTTCAAAGAGAGATGTGCTTAAGATAAGATATGACGACAGCGCAGTTGAAGAAGACAGCATAATAACAGAATATCCGTTTACTGTTTTCTTGAATGGCAAGGAATTTCTGACGCTCTTGTGCACAAAGCAGTCACTGGACTATCTGCTAGTTGGATTCCTGATTTCGGAGGGCCTTATAGACGGAAAACAGGATATAGAGAAACTAGAGATAGACGAAGAAAAAGGGACTGGATATGTAGAGACAGTGAAGAAGTCCAATCTTATGGAGAAGCTATACGGCAAAAGGACGCTTACGTCTGGATGCGGTAAAGGCACAGTGTTCTACAGCGTGGTGGACTCTTTCAAGTCAAAGAAAGTGGACCAGGATTTCAAGTTGGATGTAGATTCGATGAAAGACCTTATGAGAAAGTTCAACAGGTACTCAGAGACTTTTTTGGAAACAGGTGGTGTTCACAGCTGTGCGTTATCCGATGGGGAAGATATCGCAGTCTTTGCAGACGACATAGGAAGGCATAACGCACTCGACAAGATAATAGGGGAAGCTGTTATGAAGGATATCGAGTTCGATGACAAGGTGGTCGTAACCACTGGCAGGATATCTTCGGAGATAATGATCAAGATAGCTAAAAGAGGGATACCGGCCATAGTGTCGAAGTCGGCTCCTACACAGCTTGCCATAGAGATAGCAGAGGACCTTGGCATAACGGTAGTAGGTTTTGCTAGAGGCCAGAAGATGAATATATACACAAATATAGACAGGTATATTCAGCTATAA
- the moaA gene encoding GTP 3',8-cyclase MoaA: MKDSFGRDINYLRISITDLCNLRCRYCMPASGIEKVEHEDILSFEEFHRIAEIAAELGVKKVRVTGGEPLVKKDLVKFIESLSSIEGIEEIALTTNGIMLEDYAEDLKKAGLTRVNISLDTLDSEKYREITRVGDLEKVKRGIEKAKQVGLTPVKLNVVLIGGFNVEEIPDFVELTRNDDIDVRFIELMPIGEALKMKDAHSVSADIILESVPELYPVEREDVSSPAKYYKLPGGKGKVGIIEPITCKFCSDCNRIRLTSKGKIKLCLHSDEEIDLKPYLDDRKKLREVLEESIGRKPEEHHLEDGQYVEKSMSKIGG, translated from the coding sequence ATGAAGGATTCATTTGGAAGAGATATAAACTATCTCAGAATATCTATAACGGATTTGTGCAATTTGAGGTGCAGATACTGCATGCCTGCCTCCGGGATAGAAAAAGTGGAGCATGAAGACATACTTTCATTTGAAGAATTCCACAGGATAGCTGAAATAGCTGCCGAGCTTGGAGTGAAGAAAGTGAGAGTTACAGGCGGAGAGCCGCTGGTCAAGAAGGACTTGGTCAAGTTTATAGAGAGCCTTTCATCCATAGAGGGCATAGAGGAGATAGCCCTTACAACTAACGGCATAATGCTTGAAGACTATGCAGAGGATCTTAAAAAGGCGGGACTTACAAGAGTCAACATAAGCCTGGACACACTTGACTCTGAAAAATACAGAGAGATAACGAGAGTTGGAGACTTGGAGAAAGTAAAGCGAGGCATAGAAAAAGCCAAGCAGGTGGGTCTAACTCCTGTAAAGCTGAACGTAGTGCTTATAGGTGGCTTCAACGTGGAGGAAATTCCGGACTTTGTGGAGCTAACCAGAAACGACGACATAGATGTAAGGTTTATAGAGCTTATGCCTATAGGTGAAGCGCTGAAGATGAAAGACGCACACTCTGTGAGCGCAGATATAATACTGGAGAGCGTCCCAGAGCTATATCCTGTGGAGAGAGAGGATGTATCTTCGCCGGCGAAGTACTACAAGCTTCCGGGAGGAAAGGGTAAGGTAGGCATAATAGAGCCCATAACATGCAAGTTCTGCAGTGACTGCAACAGGATAAGGCTGACGTCTAAAGGCAAGATAAAGCTCTGCCTCCACTCAGACGAGGAGATAGATCTAAAGCCGTATCTAGATGACAGGAAGAAGCTAAGAGAGGTGCTGGAAGAGAGCATAGGGCGAAAGCCGGAAGAGCACCATCTAGAGGATGGACAGTATGTGGAAAAGAGCATGTCCAAGATAGGAGGGTAA
- a CDS encoding molybdopterin biosynthesis protein — MKKRNVYIDNIEDELAIIMYRDRLRIESQSESVPLEESHGRVTAVAVYAKKSSPHYNSAAMDGILVRSKDTEGASEVRPVELKEGEDFVYVNTGNPILEGFDSVIMIEDVIECGDGRVKINKSSHPWQYIRNIGEDIVVTEMIIPSNHEIRAIDLGALAAGGIEEIEVYKKPVVGIVPTGSEIVKSATTDIEGEITDSNSLMFAGLVREYGGEPHRIDPVRDEYELLKEKISTEVDRSDILIINAGSSAGTKDYTKSIIEELGEVVVHGIAVKPGKPTILGIIRNKAVVGLPGYPVSSYIAFETFVKPILLDYSGKRKKPSQVEAILSKRVYSSLKHKELIRVSLGVVNGKLIATPISGGAGATMSLVKADGIGIVPREVEGIESGDKISVQLLKPYDEIEDTLVSIGSHDMVMDILGDMMRVSSAHTGSLGGIISMKKKESHVAPIHLLDESTGEYNISYVKKYFPGGGMSLIKGVQRVQGFIVPKGNPKQIQSVKDLSRGDIVFVNRQRGSGTRILLDYHISREGVDTEAIDGYDLEYNTHMDIAQAVKSGNADVGLGIASAAYALGLDFVELADEEYDFLVYTDSLKEAEIEKFIEILRSEEFKKRVAEIPGYKTDRAGEVVEVN; from the coding sequence ATGAAAAAGAGGAATGTGTATATAGACAATATAGAGGACGAGCTAGCTATAATCATGTACAGAGATCGCCTTCGCATAGAGAGTCAGTCGGAGTCGGTTCCCTTGGAGGAGTCTCACGGAAGGGTCACCGCTGTAGCTGTATACGCCAAGAAATCCTCCCCTCACTACAACTCTGCGGCCATGGACGGCATACTTGTAAGGTCCAAGGACACGGAAGGGGCCAGCGAGGTCAGGCCGGTAGAGCTAAAAGAGGGCGAAGACTTCGTGTATGTAAACACAGGCAATCCAATCCTAGAGGGTTTTGACTCGGTCATAATGATAGAAGATGTAATTGAATGCGGAGACGGAAGAGTCAAGATAAACAAGTCAAGTCATCCGTGGCAGTATATAAGGAATATAGGGGAAGATATAGTCGTGACAGAGATGATAATACCATCTAATCACGAGATAAGGGCAATAGACCTGGGGGCCCTGGCAGCCGGGGGGATAGAAGAAATTGAAGTGTACAAGAAGCCTGTAGTGGGCATAGTCCCAACTGGGAGCGAGATAGTCAAGTCTGCGACTACAGACATAGAAGGCGAGATAACGGACTCGAATTCGCTAATGTTTGCAGGCCTGGTCAGAGAGTACGGCGGCGAGCCGCACAGGATAGACCCTGTAAGAGACGAGTACGAGCTCTTGAAGGAAAAGATATCGACAGAGGTAGATAGAAGCGATATACTTATTATAAATGCAGGGTCCTCGGCAGGCACTAAAGACTACACAAAGTCGATAATAGAAGAGCTTGGGGAAGTCGTGGTGCATGGAATCGCAGTGAAGCCAGGGAAGCCTACAATACTTGGGATAATACGAAACAAGGCCGTAGTGGGTCTGCCAGGCTACCCGGTGTCTTCCTATATAGCCTTTGAGACTTTTGTAAAGCCCATACTGCTTGACTACTCGGGAAAGAGGAAGAAGCCAAGTCAAGTCGAGGCGATTCTCTCCAAGAGGGTCTACTCTTCACTCAAGCACAAAGAGCTTATAAGAGTGAGTTTAGGTGTTGTAAACGGAAAGCTGATAGCCACGCCTATATCGGGTGGGGCCGGAGCTACCATGAGCCTTGTAAAGGCAGACGGAATAGGAATAGTGCCGAGAGAAGTGGAAGGCATAGAATCGGGAGACAAGATAAGCGTACAGCTGCTTAAGCCATACGATGAAATAGAGGACACGCTGGTGTCTATAGGGAGCCATGACATGGTGATGGACATATTGGGAGATATGATGAGAGTATCTTCAGCCCATACAGGAAGCTTAGGTGGGATAATCTCGATGAAAAAGAAAGAGTCGCATGTGGCGCCAATTCACCTCCTAGATGAAAGTACAGGGGAATACAATATTTCCTACGTAAAAAAATACTTCCCAGGAGGAGGCATGAGCCTTATTAAGGGAGTGCAGCGTGTACAGGGCTTTATAGTTCCAAAGGGAAACCCAAAGCAGATACAGTCGGTTAAAGACCTCTCAAGAGGAGACATAGTCTTTGTAAACAGGCAGAGAGGGTCTGGAACCAGGATACTCCTTGACTACCATATATCAAGAGAAGGTGTAGACACGGAAGCTATAGATGGCTATGACCTTGAGTACAACACGCATATGGACATAGCCCAGGCTGTAAAATCAGGAAATGCTGATGTGGGGCTCGGGATAGCCTCTGCTGCATATGCGCTTGGGCTTGACTTTGTGGAGCTGGCAGACGAAGAGTACGACTTTTTAGTATATACAGACAGCTTGAAAGAAGCTGAGATTGAAAAGTTTATAGAGATACTGCGCTCAGAGGAGTTCAAAAAGAGAGTTGCGGAAATTCCAGGATATAAAACAGACAGAGCAGGAGAAGTAGTAGAAGTCAACTAA